Proteins found in one Lycium ferocissimum isolate CSIRO_LF1 chromosome 6, AGI_CSIRO_Lferr_CH_V1, whole genome shotgun sequence genomic segment:
- the LOC132059314 gene encoding UDP-glucuronate:xylan alpha-glucuronosyltransferase 1-like isoform X1, whose protein sequence is MEARRSIEDACKRRLQKIKVKDVGGIKPLQIPFQEKRNCKFHPLKLVLFLIVIGTFYMILSSPSICQHNNADSVSRQHFVNRWIWGASDPRYISDIDISWEEVSQALDQLSDQNKVVENIGLLNFNKDEITEWRQVIPNSNQTVLHLDYAEKNVTWDTLYPEWIDEEQEDNVPSCPTFPKLEVPRTRFDLIAVKLPCRNEGNWSRDVARLHLQLAAGGLASSAKGKHPVHLLFISKCFPIPNLYRCNELVYRKGNAWLYKPDLSVLREKLQLPVGSCELALPFGTTEEEHSGIKRREAYATILHSAHVYVCGAIAAAQSIRMAGSTRDLVILVDESIGEYHRSGLEAAGWQVRTIQRIRNPKAEKDAYNEWNYSKFRLWQLTDYDRIIFIDADLLILRNIDILFRMPQISATGNNGTLFNSGVMVIEPSNCTFQLLMDHINEIESYNGGDQGYLNEIFTWWHRIPKHMNFLKNFWIGDDEVVKAKKTHLFGADPPILYVLHYLGYKPWLCFRDYDCNWNVDILQEFASDVAHHKWWKVHDAMPEQLQDFCLLRSKQKAQLEWDRREAEKAKFVDGHWKIKIKDRRLKLCTDKLCNWKGMLKHWGQKKNWTDDPSFHPSPPTIRTKKAKTSSLSGM, encoded by the exons ATGGAGGCTAGAAGATCAAT AGAAGATGCATGCAAAAGAAGATTACAGAAAATAAAAGTGAAGGATGTGGGAGGCATAAAGCCCCTCCAAATCCCCTTTCAAGAGAAGAGAAATTGCAAGTTCCATCCTCTAAAGCTTGTACTATTTCTCATTGTGATTGGCACTTTCTACATGATTCTCTCTTCCCCTTCTATTTGTCAACATAATAATGCTGACAGTGTTTCAAG GCAACATTTTGTGAACAGGTGGATATGGGGTGCTTCTGATCCTAGATACATATCAGATATAGACATAAGCTGGGAGGAAGTATCTCAAGCTCTGGATCAATTGTCTGATCAAAATAAAGTTGTTGAGAACATCGGCCTTCTTAATTTCAACAAAGATGAAATCACTGAATGGAGACAAGTTATTCCTAATTCCAATCAAACAGTATTACACCTTGACTATGCCGAAAAAAATGTGACTTGGGACACCTTGTATCCTGAGTGGATtgatgaagaacaagaagataATGTTCCAAGTTGTCCTACTTTTCCAAAACTCGAAGTCCCTAGGACACGCTTCGATCTCATAGCGGTCAAGTTACCGtgtagaaatgaaggaaattggTCTAGAGATGTTGCGCGATTGCACTTGCAACTAGCTGCTGGTGGTTTAGCTTCCTCTGCTAAGGGCAAACATCCTGTACATTTGCTTTTCATAAGCAAATGCTTCCCCATACCGAATCTTTATAGGTGCAACGAGCTTGTTTATAGAAAAGGTAACGCGTGGTTGTACAAGCCAGACTTGAGTGTTCTTAGAGAAAAACTTCAACTCCCTGTGGGATCATGTGAACTTGCTCTTCCCTTTGGTACAACAG AGGAAGAACATTCGGGGATCAAAAGGCGTGAGGCATATGCAACAATCTTGCATTCAgctcatgtatatgtatgcggAGCCATAGCAGCAGCACAAAGTATTAGAATGGCCGGGTCCACGAGGGACCTCGTGATTCTTGTCGATGAATCGATAGGTGAGTATCACCGGAGCGGACTCGAGGCAGCAGGCTGGCAAGTCAGGACTATACAGAGAATAAGAAATCCTAAAGCAGAAAAAGATGCCTATAATGAGTGGAACTATAGCAAATTCAGGCTATGGCAGTTGACAGATTATGACAGGATTATTTTCATTGATGCTGATTTGCTTATACTTAGGAACATAGACATTTTGTTTAGGATGCCACAGATTTCAGCCACGGGAAACAATGGCACGCTCTTCAACTCTGGTGTCATGGTGATCGAGCCATCAAATTGCACATTCCAGCTCTTAATGGATCACATAAATGAGATTGAGTCCTATAATGGAGGTGATCAAGGCTACCTAAACGAAATATTCACGTGGTGGCATCGGATACCAAAGCATATGAACTTCTTGAAGAACTTCTGGATTGGTGATGATGAAGTGGTGAAAGCAAAGAAAACACATCTTTTCGGGGCTGACCCTCCAATTCTTTATGTCCTTCACTACTTAGGATACAAGCCATGGTTGTGTTTTCGGGACTATGATTGTAACTGGAACGTAGACATATTACAAGAATTCGCGAGTGATGTTGCACATCACAAGTGGTGGAAAGTGCATGATGCAATGCCCGAGCAGCTGCAGGACTTTTGCCTTCTAAGATCAAAGCAGAAGGCACAATTGGAATGGGACAGAAGGGAAGCAGAGAAAGCTAAATTTGTAGATGGACATTGGAAAATCAAGATCAAGGATCGACGACTCAAGCTATGCACAGACAAGTTATGCAATTGGAAGGGTATGTTGAAGCATTGGGGGCAAAAAAAGAATTGGACAGATGATCCTTCTTTTCACCCTTCACCACCGACCATAAGGACTAAAAAAGCCAAAACATCCTCCCTTTCTGGTATGTAA
- the LOC132059314 gene encoding UDP-glucuronate:xylan alpha-glucuronosyltransferase 1-like isoform X2, translating to MEARRSIEDACKRRLQKIKVKDVGGIKPLQIPFQEKRNCKFHPLKLVLFLIVIGTFYMILSSPSICQHNNADSVSRWIWGASDPRYISDIDISWEEVSQALDQLSDQNKVVENIGLLNFNKDEITEWRQVIPNSNQTVLHLDYAEKNVTWDTLYPEWIDEEQEDNVPSCPTFPKLEVPRTRFDLIAVKLPCRNEGNWSRDVARLHLQLAAGGLASSAKGKHPVHLLFISKCFPIPNLYRCNELVYRKGNAWLYKPDLSVLREKLQLPVGSCELALPFGTTEEEHSGIKRREAYATILHSAHVYVCGAIAAAQSIRMAGSTRDLVILVDESIGEYHRSGLEAAGWQVRTIQRIRNPKAEKDAYNEWNYSKFRLWQLTDYDRIIFIDADLLILRNIDILFRMPQISATGNNGTLFNSGVMVIEPSNCTFQLLMDHINEIESYNGGDQGYLNEIFTWWHRIPKHMNFLKNFWIGDDEVVKAKKTHLFGADPPILYVLHYLGYKPWLCFRDYDCNWNVDILQEFASDVAHHKWWKVHDAMPEQLQDFCLLRSKQKAQLEWDRREAEKAKFVDGHWKIKIKDRRLKLCTDKLCNWKGMLKHWGQKKNWTDDPSFHPSPPTIRTKKAKTSSLSGM from the exons ATGGAGGCTAGAAGATCAAT AGAAGATGCATGCAAAAGAAGATTACAGAAAATAAAAGTGAAGGATGTGGGAGGCATAAAGCCCCTCCAAATCCCCTTTCAAGAGAAGAGAAATTGCAAGTTCCATCCTCTAAAGCTTGTACTATTTCTCATTGTGATTGGCACTTTCTACATGATTCTCTCTTCCCCTTCTATTTGTCAACATAATAATGCTGACAGTGTTTCAAG GTGGATATGGGGTGCTTCTGATCCTAGATACATATCAGATATAGACATAAGCTGGGAGGAAGTATCTCAAGCTCTGGATCAATTGTCTGATCAAAATAAAGTTGTTGAGAACATCGGCCTTCTTAATTTCAACAAAGATGAAATCACTGAATGGAGACAAGTTATTCCTAATTCCAATCAAACAGTATTACACCTTGACTATGCCGAAAAAAATGTGACTTGGGACACCTTGTATCCTGAGTGGATtgatgaagaacaagaagataATGTTCCAAGTTGTCCTACTTTTCCAAAACTCGAAGTCCCTAGGACACGCTTCGATCTCATAGCGGTCAAGTTACCGtgtagaaatgaaggaaattggTCTAGAGATGTTGCGCGATTGCACTTGCAACTAGCTGCTGGTGGTTTAGCTTCCTCTGCTAAGGGCAAACATCCTGTACATTTGCTTTTCATAAGCAAATGCTTCCCCATACCGAATCTTTATAGGTGCAACGAGCTTGTTTATAGAAAAGGTAACGCGTGGTTGTACAAGCCAGACTTGAGTGTTCTTAGAGAAAAACTTCAACTCCCTGTGGGATCATGTGAACTTGCTCTTCCCTTTGGTACAACAG AGGAAGAACATTCGGGGATCAAAAGGCGTGAGGCATATGCAACAATCTTGCATTCAgctcatgtatatgtatgcggAGCCATAGCAGCAGCACAAAGTATTAGAATGGCCGGGTCCACGAGGGACCTCGTGATTCTTGTCGATGAATCGATAGGTGAGTATCACCGGAGCGGACTCGAGGCAGCAGGCTGGCAAGTCAGGACTATACAGAGAATAAGAAATCCTAAAGCAGAAAAAGATGCCTATAATGAGTGGAACTATAGCAAATTCAGGCTATGGCAGTTGACAGATTATGACAGGATTATTTTCATTGATGCTGATTTGCTTATACTTAGGAACATAGACATTTTGTTTAGGATGCCACAGATTTCAGCCACGGGAAACAATGGCACGCTCTTCAACTCTGGTGTCATGGTGATCGAGCCATCAAATTGCACATTCCAGCTCTTAATGGATCACATAAATGAGATTGAGTCCTATAATGGAGGTGATCAAGGCTACCTAAACGAAATATTCACGTGGTGGCATCGGATACCAAAGCATATGAACTTCTTGAAGAACTTCTGGATTGGTGATGATGAAGTGGTGAAAGCAAAGAAAACACATCTTTTCGGGGCTGACCCTCCAATTCTTTATGTCCTTCACTACTTAGGATACAAGCCATGGTTGTGTTTTCGGGACTATGATTGTAACTGGAACGTAGACATATTACAAGAATTCGCGAGTGATGTTGCACATCACAAGTGGTGGAAAGTGCATGATGCAATGCCCGAGCAGCTGCAGGACTTTTGCCTTCTAAGATCAAAGCAGAAGGCACAATTGGAATGGGACAGAAGGGAAGCAGAGAAAGCTAAATTTGTAGATGGACATTGGAAAATCAAGATCAAGGATCGACGACTCAAGCTATGCACAGACAAGTTATGCAATTGGAAGGGTATGTTGAAGCATTGGGGGCAAAAAAAGAATTGGACAGATGATCCTTCTTTTCACCCTTCACCACCGACCATAAGGACTAAAAAAGCCAAAACATCCTCCCTTTCTGGTATGTAA